A section of the Nitrospinota bacterium genome encodes:
- a CDS encoding aspartate ammonia-lyase, whose translation MGFRKEHDSLGEREIPEDVYYGIQTQRALENFPVSGIKPHPNFIKASVMIKIASAKTNTELGVLDKKIADAIVKAGWEVIDGQFQDQFVVDVFQAGAGTSHHMNVNEVLANRAIEHLGGKKGDYSVVHPNDHVNMGQSTNDVFPTAMRISVLISIEGLIPVLKKLEESFRQKGIEFDSVIKAGRTHLQDAAPIRMGQEFKAYSSIINKAISNIEEALESLKELSIGGSAVGTGLNTLPEYQKRLIQKLREMTSFDLVESKDMIEGMQSMAPFVKLSGTLRLLSIELTKIANDIRLLSSGPKTGLAEINLPPLQPGSSIMPAKVNPVMAEVLNMVCFQVIGNDLTISMASQAGQLELNVMMPVIIYNILYSIDILENVLDVFTDKCLDGITANVERCKKYVEESMGLATALNYHIGYEKASEIAKEATAKGKTIRELLIEKNIFSKEEIEKILDIRSMTEPGIPGRDKDKSKDKD comes from the coding sequence ATGGGCTTTAGAAAAGAACATGACAGCCTCGGAGAGAGGGAAATCCCAGAAGATGTCTATTATGGTATTCAGACCCAAAGGGCTTTGGAGAATTTTCCTGTTAGTGGAATCAAACCTCATCCCAATTTCATAAAGGCCTCTGTTATGATAAAGATTGCATCAGCAAAGACAAATACGGAATTAGGAGTTCTTGATAAAAAAATTGCAGATGCCATTGTTAAAGCTGGATGGGAGGTTATCGATGGGCAGTTTCAAGACCAGTTTGTCGTGGATGTCTTTCAGGCTGGTGCAGGCACCTCTCACCACATGAATGTCAATGAAGTTCTGGCAAATAGGGCTATTGAGCACTTGGGAGGAAAAAAGGGAGATTACAGTGTTGTCCATCCCAATGACCATGTCAATATGGGTCAGTCAACCAATGATGTTTTTCCCACAGCCATGAGAATATCAGTATTGATTTCGATTGAAGGATTAATCCCTGTTCTCAAAAAGCTGGAGGAGAGTTTCAGACAAAAGGGGATAGAGTTTGATTCGGTTATAAAGGCCGGCCGTACACATCTTCAGGATGCAGCACCAATAAGAATGGGGCAGGAATTCAAAGCCTATTCTTCAATCATTAACAAGGCAATCTCCAATATAGAAGAGGCATTGGAATCATTAAAAGAATTGAGTATAGGAGGGTCAGCCGTAGGAACAGGACTAAATACACTTCCTGAATATCAAAAAAGGCTCATACAAAAGCTCAGAGAGATGACATCATTTGATCTTGTTGAGTCAAAGGATATGATTGAGGGAATGCAGAGCATGGCTCCATTTGTTAAGCTTTCTGGGACATTAAGACTCCTTTCTATTGAGCTCACAAAGATCGCTAATGATATAAGGCTTTTGAGTTCAGGTCCAAAAACAGGTCTTGCAGAGATAAATCTTCCACCCCTACAGCCCGGTTCTTCTATTATGCCGGCAAAGGTTAATCCCGTTATGGCAGAAGTCTTGAATATGGTCTGTTTTCAGGTTATCGGGAATGATCTTACAATATCAATGGCTTCACAGGCTGGACAGCTGGAACTCAATGTGATGATGCCTGTTATCATCTATAATATTCTTTATTCAATTGATATCTTGGAGAATGTTTTAGATGTATTTACAGATAAATGTCTTGATGGAATAACAGCTAATGTAGAGAGATGCAAGAAATACGTAGAGGAAAGCATGGGTTTGGCTACAGCTCTTAACTACCATATCGGTTATGAAAAGGCTTCTGAGATTGCAAAGGAGGCCACTGCAAAGGGGAAAACGATCAGAGAGCTTTTGATTGAAAAAAATATTTTTTCGAAAGAAGAGATAGAAAAGATACTTGATATCCGTTCCATGACAGAACCTGGTATCCCTGGAAGGGATAAAGATAAATCTAAAGATAAGGATTAA
- a CDS encoding complex I subunit 1 family protein: MFIELFLASLKIIFILFIVLSIAGLLGWVERKQSAVMQDRIGANRADIFGFRVIGLFHPLADAIKLITKEDFIPPFADKGLHTLAPFMTLFFSLVAFAVLPFGSELYIKGRGIPLQIVNLDIGILYIFAMMSLVVFGVLIAGTASKNNYAFLGGIRAASQMISYEIILGSSIMGIIMAYGSLNLMEIVEKQGDLLWGMIPKWGILLQPLGFLLFMTAVIAETKRIPFDLPEGESEIIGYHIEYSGMKFGMFMMTDFVETIMAAGVLTTLFFGGWQIPFLFKEGFLFPMGITVKLPHLIVILLQFLSFLIKVLFFCWVLMLIRWTLPRFRYDQVMRLGWKFMLPLSLANILITGIIIILFI, translated from the coding sequence ATGTTTATTGAACTATTTCTCGCTAGCTTAAAAATAATATTTATCCTGTTCATTGTATTGAGTATTGCTGGTCTTCTCGGTTGGGTGGAAAGAAAGCAGAGTGCTGTGATGCAGGATCGAATAGGCGCTAACAGAGCAGATATCTTTGGATTCAGGGTAATAGGCCTTTTCCATCCATTGGCTGATGCTATAAAGTTAATAACAAAAGAGGATTTTATACCTCCATTTGCTGACAAAGGTCTCCATACCCTAGCACCATTCATGACTTTATTTTTCTCACTCGTGGCTTTTGCTGTTTTGCCTTTTGGGAGCGAGCTTTACATAAAAGGTCGGGGAATACCCTTACAGATAGTTAATCTGGATATAGGAATTTTATATATATTTGCCATGATGTCTCTGGTTGTCTTTGGGGTGTTAATTGCAGGAACAGCATCAAAGAATAATTATGCGTTTCTTGGTGGAATAAGGGCTGCATCTCAGATGATATCATACGAGATTATTTTGGGTTCATCCATTATGGGTATTATTATGGCCTATGGTTCCCTTAATCTGATGGAGATTGTTGAGAAGCAGGGAGACCTCTTATGGGGAATGATTCCCAAATGGGGCATTCTCTTACAGCCCCTAGGTTTTCTCTTGTTTATGACTGCTGTTATAGCAGAGACAAAAAGAATACCTTTTGATCTTCCAGAAGGTGAATCAGAGATTATCGGATATCATATAGAGTATAGCGGGATGAAGTTTGGAATGTTTATGATGACAGATTTTGTTGAGACGATAATGGCTGCAGGAGTTTTGACCACCCTTTTTTTTGGTGGATGGCAGATACCTTTTCTCTTTAAAGAAGGATTTCTGTTCCCCATGGGAATTACTGTTAAGCTACCACATTTGATTGTCATATTATTACAGTTTTTATCGTTTTTGATAAAGGTGCTGTTCTTTTGTTGGGTTTTGATGCTTATTCGATGGACATTGCCTCGATTTCGCTATGATCAAGTCATGAGACTGGGTTGGAAGTTTATGCTGCCTCTATCATTGGCAAATATATTGATTACTGGAATAATAATTATATTATTTATTTAA
- a CDS encoding NADH-quinone oxidoreductase subunit I, which produces MKNDSLSFWERLYIKEVLKGLILTSKHFFQNMKVHILNLFGVKTERKGAVTIQYPEEKKSLSTRHRNLHRLTVREDDSPRCVACMMCETICPAKCIYIVAGEHPDPSIEKYPVSFDIDLGICVYCGFCVEACPEDAIRMDTRMLEIASYSREGMKYNKEMLMDHNKYCKKD; this is translated from the coding sequence ATGAAGAACGATTCTCTTAGTTTTTGGGAAAGACTTTACATAAAAGAAGTCTTAAAGGGTTTAATTTTAACATCCAAGCATTTCTTTCAAAACATGAAAGTTCATATCCTTAATCTGTTTGGTGTTAAGACAGAAAGGAAGGGTGCGGTTACGATTCAATATCCTGAGGAGAAAAAATCGCTTTCAACAAGACATAGAAACTTACATCGCTTAACCGTTAGGGAAGACGATTCACCACGTTGTGTGGCGTGTATGATGTGTGAGACGATATGTCCTGCAAAATGTATATATATTGTTGCAGGAGAACACCCAGATCCCAGTATTGAGAAATATCCTGTAAGTTTCGATATCGATCTTGGCATATGTGTCTATTGTGGATTCTGCGTAGAGGCGTGTCCTGAGGATGCCATCAGGATGGATACAAGGATGTTAGAGATTGCATCGTACAGCAGGGAAGGGATGAAATATAACAAAGAGATGTTAATGGACCACAATAAATATTGTAAAAAAGATTGA